Proteins encoded in a region of the Tetrapisispora phaffii CBS 4417 chromosome 12, complete genome genome:
- the RPN10 gene encoding proteasome regulatory particle base subunit RPN10 (similar to Saccharomyces cerevisiae RPN10 (YHR200W); ancestral locus Anc_4.372), whose amino-acid sequence MVLEATVLVTDNSEYARNGDYPKTRFEAQIDAVELIFQAKRNSNPENSVALVSSAGLNPTVLSTFTTEFGKILSGLHETTIEGKTSLVTAIQIAALTLKHRQNKIQHQRIIVFVCSPIEDKEKPELIKLSKKLKKNNVAIDVINFGETEQNSEILQEFISTANNSSSPDDQSHILTVEPGPRLLYEHIASSNIILEEGAQSNMMAGGFEGGDSFMDFGVDPSMDPELAMALRLSMEEEQHRQERLREQEQTGNKE is encoded by the coding sequence ATGGTTTTAGAAGCTACTGTATTAGTGACCGATAATTCGGAATATGCTAGAAATGGAGACTATCCTAAGACTAGGTTTGAAGCACAGATTGATGCTGTTGAACTGATATTCCAAGCTAAGCGTAATAGCAATCCGGAAAATTCGGTAGCTTTAGTGTCTTCAGCAGGCTTGAATCCAACAGTTTTATCTACTTTTACTACAGAATTTGGTAAGATTTTATCAGGATTACATGAAACTACAATTGAAGGCAAAACATCATTAGTTACTGCTATTCAAATTGCAGCATTGACTTTAAAGCATCGccaaaataaaattcagCATCAAAGAATTATAGTATTTGTTTGTAGTCcaattgaagataaagaaaaaccagaattaattaaattatctaaaaaattgaagaaaaacaatGTCGCTATAGATGTTATAAATTTCGGTGAGACTGAACAAAATTCGGAAATTTTACAAGAATTCATATCAACAGCTAATAATTCAAGCTCGCCAGATGATCAAAGTCACATATTGACTGTCGAACCCGGTCCAAGATTATTATATGAACATATCGCATCCTCGAACATCATCCTAGAGGAAGGTGCACAATCTAATATGATGGCTGGTGGATTTGAGGGGGGTGATTCATTCATGGATTTCGGTGTCGATCCTTCAATGGACCCAGAGTTGGCAATGGCGTTACGTTTATCGATGGAAGAAGAACAACATAGACAAGAGAGATTAAGAGAACAAGAACAAACTGGAAACAAAGAATGA
- the TPHA0L00160 gene encoding uncharacterized protein: MFFSWSGGVCLFRRRGWRVTEINIHQKTKFKERSLVSVVGGICIPSRSSVTRVSRADYCQSHIEKGKWTRMPFCNTLKWMVVYGFFKGGVVFSDLAHTFTCRHATDINLGNRITNSITGNMHSGENRTKNCRKHPARSKGAQTTPDSRTELADAEVGNGFPLPQLLLRSVIGSSGKSSASPATTRSRARISIGKQRYEMS; the protein is encoded by the coding sequence ATGTTTTTTTCTTGGAGTGGCGGTGTTTGTCTCTTCCGCAGAAGGGGATGGCGCGTCACAGAAATAAACATACACCAAAAAACAAAGTTTAAAGAACGATCCCTGGTGAGCGTTGTGGGCGGAATATGTATTCCAAGTAGAAGTTCCGTTACACGGGTATCCAGGGCAGACTATTGTCAAAGCCACATCGAAAAAGGAAAATGGACACGTATGCCGTTTTGTAACACGCTCAAGTGGATGGTAGTGTATGGGTTTTTCAAGGGTGGCGTTGTCTTTTCCGACCTGGCACACACATTCACGTGCAGACACGCAACAGATATCAATTTAGGAAATCGCATTACGAATTCGATTACAGGGAATATGCACAGTGGAGAGAATAGAACGAAAAATTGCCGAAAACATCCGGCCCGTTCAAAAGGGGCGCAGACAACACCGGACAGTAGGACGGAACTCGCCGACGCGGAAGTGGGAAATGGATTCCCACTTCCGCAGTTGCTTCTGCGTTCGGTTATTGGTTCTTCTGGTAAATCTAGTGCGTCCCCCGCCACCACGAGAAGCCGCGCGCGCATATCTATCGGAAAACAACGTTACGAAATGTCATGA
- the HOM6 gene encoding homoserine dehydrogenase (similar to Saccharomyces cerevisiae HOM6 (YJR139C); ancestral locus Anc_4.374), which produces MSKAVNVAVIGTGVVGSAFMDQIIAMKSSITYNIVYVGESSSALISKDFSPLNLDSNWRKTLTDSSDKSLPLDDLVTHLKGSSLPVILVDNTSNAQVAATYTKLVENGISIATPNKKAFSSDLDTWNRLFSGKPGKGFVYHEATVGAGLPILAPLREFIQTGDEVEKIEGIFSGTLSYIFNEFSTSSQNDVKFSDVVKVAKQLGYTEPDPRDDLNGLDVARKVTIVARISGLQVKSVDSFPVQSLIPKPLESVASVDEFLAKLSEYDGDLSKLKEEAAKEGKVLRFIGKVDVPTNTVSVGIEKYDASHPFASLKGSDNVISIKTKRYTNPVIIQGAGAGADVTAAGVLGDVIKIAQRV; this is translated from the coding sequence atgTCAAAAGCTGTTAATGTTGCCGTCATCGGTACAGGTGTCGTTGGTTCTGCCTTCATGGACCAAATCATTGCTATGAAATCTTCAATTACTTACAATATCGTTTATGTTGGTGAAAGCTCTTCCGCTTTAATCTCAAAGGACTTTTCTCCATTGAACTTGGACTCCAACTGGAGAAAAACATTAACCGACTCTTCCGACAAATCCTTACCTCTAGACGATTTAGTCACTCACCTAAAGGGTTCATCTTTACCAGTCATCTTAGTTGACAACACTTCCAATGCTCAAGTCGCTGCTACTTACACAAAATTAGTCGAAAATGGTATTTCTATTGCTACTCCTAATAAGAAAGCCTTCTCTTCTGATTTAGATACATGGAACAGATTATTTTCTGGTAAGCCAGGTAAGGGTTTCGTATATCATGAAGCTACTGTCGGTGCTGGTTTACCAATTCTTGCGCCATTAAGAGAATTTATTCAAACCGGTGATgaagttgaaaaaattgaaggCATCTTCTCTGGTACTTTATCATacattttcaatgaattctCTACTTCTTCTCAAAATGATGTGAAGTTTTCCGACGTTGTTAAAGTTGCAAAACAATTAGGTTACACCGAACCAGATCCAAGAGATGATCTAAACGGTTTAGATGTAGCTAGAAAAGTCACTATTGTTGCTAGAATCTCCGGCTTACAAGTCAAGTCAGTAGACTCTTTCCCAGTACAATCTTTAATTCCAAAACCTTTGGAATCTGTTGCCTCTGTAGATGAGTTTTTAGCTAAATTATCTGAATATGATGGCGACTTATCAAAGTTAAAGGAAGAAGCCGCTAAGGAAGGTAAGGTTTTAAGATTTATTGGTAAGGTCGATGTACCAACAAATACTGTTTCCGTAGGTATTGAAAAATACGATGCCTCCCATCCTTTTGCATCCTTAAAGGGTTCTGACAACGTTATTTCTATCAAGACCAAACGTTACACAAACCCAGTCATTATCCAAGGTGCCGGTGCCGGTGCCGATGTGACTGCTGCTGGTGTTTTAGGTGATGTCATTAAGATTGCTCAAAGAGTTTAA